The window GCAGCCACCACCCCACCAGGACGCTGCTCGCCACGGCCACCAGCCAGGTCACGGAGGAGAACCGCAGCGCGAAGGCCCGGCCGAAGGTGCCCGTCTGGAGGGCGATCAGCTTCAGGTCGACCATCGGCCCGACCACCATGAACGCCAGCCGCGCGGTGGGCGAGAAGCCGCTCAGCGAGGCCGCCACGAAGGCGTCGGCCTCACTGCACACGCACAGCACGACCGCGAGCACGGCGAGCAGCAGCACGGACAGCCAGACCGACCCCGTGAAGACCTCCAGCAGCGACCTCGGCACGACGATGTTGAAGGTCGCGGCGGCAGCGGCGCCGACCACCAGGAAACCACCGGCGTGCAGGAAATCGTGCTGCAACCCGGAGACGAAGGCACGCACCCCGCCACCCGAGGCGGGGCCGCCACCGCGCTTCGGCGGCCGAAGCCACTCCTCCTTCCCGAACCGCGCCCACAACCAGCCCATCACCACGGCCGTGGCGAGCGAGGCGACCAGCCTGCCGAGGACCATCTCGGGCTGCCCCGGGAAGGCGATCGAGGTCGCCACGAGCACGACGGGATTGATCGCGGGCGCCGACAACAGGAACGCGAGGGCGGCCGCCGGGGCGACACCCCGCCGCATCAGGCTGCCCGCCACCGGCACGGACGCGCAC of the Streptomyces koelreuteriae genome contains:
- a CDS encoding permease, whose protein sequence is MGDGIRVGLRAVVYTVLGGAALIAIVTVGSVLGPLLALDLYTPPVAAWWTVFTAIAVQGVPFLLLGTVVSAAIGAFVPERVFTRLLPRRTALAVPVAGAAGVVLPGCECASVPVAGSLMRRGVAPAAALAFLLSAPAINPVVLVATSIAFPGQPEMVLGRLVASLATAVVMGWLWARFGKEEWLRPPKRGGGPASGGGVRAFVSGLQHDFLHAGGFLVVGAAAAATFNIVVPRSLLEVFTGSVWLSVLLLAVLAVVLCVCSEADAFVAASLSGFSPTARLAFMVVGPMVDLKLIALQTGTFGRAFALRFSSVTWLVAVASSVLVGWWLL